In Candidatus Desulfatibia profunda, the genomic window TGACTCCTAAATGTTCGTGAAGACACTGCCGCGGCTCACCGGTCTCGAACACCTCGAGCAACTTGCAGTCCTCACCGTGCAGGTGGCACGGCTCGTTGTAACCGTGTGAAATCTCATAACAATGGCGTCCGAGAAGCTTTTCGCGAGAGCGACCGGCGTTAGCCAAAAAAGTGTTATTGGCGTCCGTGATTTGATAGTCTCGATTGATAACCACTATGCTTTCGTGCATATACTTGAGGATTGAACGATAATAGCGCTCGTTCTGCCGCAGTTTTTCTTCGGCTTGTTTTTGCTCGGTAATATCGAAAAAAATCCCGCTGAAATAGTCTATTTCACCTTTCTGATCACGGATGACTTGCCCTCGATCTTGCGTCCATAAGGTTTCGCCGCTTTTGGTTTTGATTCGGTATTCTCTGATATAGGTATTATCCGTTTCAAGAGCCTCTATAACACATTTCTTTACGGTTTCTATATCCTCCTTAAATATGAGGTCGGACCATTTCAGCCGGCGAGCATCAAATTCTTCCTTGTTATAGCCGGTCAATTCTCCAACCTTGTTATTTGTAAAATCAACCGACCAGTCTTTGTACCCCTTGTAGACAAACCCCGGAATATGGCTGATAATCAAACGGTACTTTCCCTCGCTTTCCTTGAGCACATCTCTGGTGCGTTTACGCTCGGCCATTTCCTGTTGAAGTTTTTTGTTGGTTTCCTCCAGCGCTGCTGTTCGTTTTGCGACTATCTTTTCCAGGTCTCGATGATAGGCACGATTTGCAATCACGAGTTCTCGCCGCCGTAAGGCACTGGCCACGCTGAAGAGGACCATATCTCGTTCAAAAGGCTTGGTGATATAACCATAGACGCCGATTTCAAGTGATTTTTCTAAAAAAGTAAAATCGTCCTGTCCGGTCACCATGATGGCCGCTGTATGCGGATACTCGGGTAAGGCAAAGCGAATAAAGTCTAAACCCGA contains:
- a CDS encoding PAS domain S-box protein, with amino-acid sequence MTANILIVDDGEQIRRRFGRILKGKGYILTEASSAEAARELLKNQTFELILCDIGLPGESGLDFIRFALPEYPHTAAIMVTGQDDFTFLEKSLEIGVYGYITKPFERDMVLFSVASALRRRELVIANRAYHRDLEKIVAKRTAALEETNKKLQQEMAERKRTRDVLKESEGKYRLIISHIPGFVYKGYKDWSVDFTNNKVGELTGYNKEEFDARRLKWSDLIFKEDIETVKKCVIEALETDNTYIREYRIKTKSGETLWTQDRGQVIRDQKGEIDYFSGIFFDITEQKQAEEKLRQNERYYRSILKYMHESIVVINRDYQITDANNTFLANAGRSREKLLGRHCYEISHGYNEPCHLHGEDCKLLEVFETGEPRQCLHEHLGV